One window of the Rhipicephalus microplus isolate Deutch F79 chromosome 2, USDA_Rmic, whole genome shotgun sequence genome contains the following:
- the LOC142775620 gene encoding uncharacterized protein LOC142775620 has translation MLPLQRMQAVLLPLLASFRIGHCHSQCPMECVSSFVVPTDRGMRVISGPAAKTVGKIVKDLSETRPTSLVDEITIGGEKIPVSPKIKSQIRSALNTFPELSPVFLDILRNRRPVASPGGKQRFPSFGSQEETLTPGGSQERPSAPNTSSFPDKVHPTGSRPDYHGFSFAAPAQRAPKNRDETPGVSNFFIPQPPNPETFRPSNDQPGDEITGPLDSTHPTQKRPRPQSFWQPDERIPSDSNSSESQEFEPGSSNENFPRSKESGPFSSGVRKPSSPETSDQSSPEDLLPSGSQNDFPFSSERFKPESYSPEFDTRPGESDNSESFNSEGSSGPFSLGDSKPTITNPNNFPSRPINIPHSKFPRPLNFPPSSQPGERPSSPTGKPSAPEAKERTPEVNLPDLVKVAPKDKQVPEDVRSQLKFLEDNPSLFVPIYKTLVNKGVKFPDLRRPIDHVTVEGKRINLPRPITVAFTIRINGNTFMLPRDTDKLAAFASRHPEQLPAITTIIRQFGGTLKPDNTGKVSSFTLFDKDTGLPQPVTPRVFVNGRPFTLPKDIEDLVRTIEGRPELFHHVLPILETFGAHPRRAPSGEITSIDFRGRKFPVHSVAPVPVFIRGRRYNIPADLERILEQPDSQIVGELINALQRAKVPIVVDNDTGNVVGIERDGVRIPFPVAIRLGINMGGRNLLIPRDLPSIITLLERHGVPTDILNVLYNNYGIIPVRGPDHQVIAIEFNGKLYPIKPQPKISTEVGGYHLTLPRDSQKLVRLIQERKITVRQFLRTIQNAGYKLVPGPEGMLSTAHKGYDVIELPRRIRMLLTINGVRHRIPQDMPRIVELLRTTRNAAAIGKILHSLELLGVEVRKENGHVTLIFNGERHTFPLNTDSTAQSPSADVPPRSVVSVNINGRWYSLPRDANDLAVAVRTIGPKAIPLLVSTLQPSGIKVNLTPNGDDIVSFVIKGKVIPVSRNGGEVAPRSEIPAGNVESGARNSSDRFPITIRGRQFVVPEDVDRLPRLVPGFRYGELITAIHRAGHRLEVDDQGMFYGMRVRGGRLVRFPISFSVSVFAEKKGRPFRVPNDLEKLARMLPLHRWDWKAMRKTLANAGVEMRGGNEGAPHSIGFQGRFFEIRDTHGGARD, from the coding sequence ATGTTGCCTCTCCAGCGGATGCAAGCCGTCCTGCTGCCGCTGCTGGCATCGTTCCGTATTGGCCACTGCCACTCCCAGTGCCCAATGGAGTGCGTAAGCTCGTTCGTCGTGCCAACCGACAGAGGCATGCGAGTCATCAGTGGTCCTGCCGCCAAAACGGTCGGCAAGATTGTCAAAGATCTCTCCGAGACTCGGCCAACATCGCTGGTAGACGAGATAACCATCGGTGGGGAGAAGATTCCTGTGTCACCGAAGATCAAGTCTCAGATTCGAAGTGCGCTCAACACTTTCCCGGAACTCTCCCCCGTCTTTCTCGATATTCTTCGGAACCGGAGACCGGTAGCTTCGCCAGGCGGGAAGCAACGATTCCCGTCTTTCGGTTCGCAAGAAGAAACGTTAACGCCTGGAGGTAGCCAGGAGCGACCGTCTGCACCAAACACGTCCAGCTTTCCTGACAAGGTCCACCCAACAGGGTCCCGACCTGATTATCACGGGTTCAGTTTCGCCGCTCCCGCACAACGTGCCCCAAAGAACAGAGATGAAACTCCAGGAGTGTCCAATTTTTTTATTCCGCAACCACCCAATCCCGAAACCTTCAGACCGTCAAACGACCAACCTGGTGACGAAATAACAGGGCCTTTAGATTCAACGCATCCTACTCAAAAACGTCCAAGGCCTCAATCTTTCTGGCAGCCCGACGAACGGATTCCTAGTGACAGTAATTCTTCTGAATCCCAAGAATTCGAACCGGGAAGTTCAAATGAGAACTTCCCACGTTCGAAAGAGTCTGGACCATTTTCCAGCGGGGTCCGTAAACCATCGTCTCCTGAGACGTCCGATCAATCAAGCCCAGAAGATTTGCTACCTTCGGGTTCTCAGAATGACTTCCCTTTCAGTTCTGAAAGATTCAAGCCCGAGAGTTATTCACCTGAGTTCGACACTCGTCCTGGAGAATCCGACAACTCCGAAAGCTTTAACAGCGAAGGCTCTTCGGGGCCTTTCAGTTTAGGTGATTCCAAACCCACAATCACCAACCCAAATAATTTCCCTTCTCGCCCAATTAACATACCTCACTCCAAGTTTCCAAGACCTCTAAACTTCCCACCTTCCAGTCAACCAGGAGAGCGACCATCTAGTCCTACCGGTAAGCCTTCAGCTCCTGAGGCAAAAGAGCGAACTCCAGAAGTTAACCTTCCAGATCTTGTTAAAGTTGCACCTAAGGACAAGCAAGTCCCAGAAGACGTTCGTTCTCAACTAAAGTTTCTGGAAGATAATCCTAGTTTGTTCGTACCTATCTACAAGACGCTAGTCAACAAAGGTGTGAAGTTTCCAGACTTGCGAAGGCCGATTGATCACGTTACCGTCGAAGGAAAGCGGATCAACCTTCCCAGGCCGATCACCGTGGCTTTCACTATAAGAATCAATGGAAACACATTCATGCTGCCACGAGATACCGACAAGCTTGCCGCTTTCGCCTCCCGGCATCCCGAGCAACTTCCCGCAATAACGACAATAATTCGCCAGTTTGGAGGAACTCTTAAGCCTGACAACACCGGTAAGGTTTCATCCTTCACGTTGTTTGACAAGGACACTGGGCTACCGCAACCTGTTACTCCCAGAGTCTTCGTAAACGGGCGCCCTTTTACACTTCCCAAAGACATAGAAGACCTCGTGAGAACAATCGAAGGTAGGCCTGAACTGTTTCATCACGTCCTCCCGATTCTTGAGACATTCGGCGCACACCCGCGAAGAGCGCCTTCTGGAGAAATAACGTCGATTGATTTCCGAGGAAGGAAGTTTCCCGTGCACTCTGTGGCACCTGTTCCCGTCTTTATCCGCGGCAGAAGATACAACATTCCTGCAGACCTGGAAAGGATTCTGGAACAACCGGACAGCCAAATAGTCGGCGAGCTTATAAACGCTCTTCAGAGAGCCAAGGTTCCGATAGTGGTCGACAATGACACCGGAAACGTTGTTGGCATAGAGAGGGACGGCGTGCGCATTCCGTTCCCGGTAGCCATTCGCCTCGGAATCAACATGGGAGGACGAAACTTGTTAATACCACGTGATCTTCCATCCATCATCACGCTGCTGGAGCGACACGGCGTACCCACTGACATCCTCAATGTCCTCTACAACAACTACGGCATCATCCCTGTACGTGGTCCAGATCACCAGGTAATTGCCATTGAATTCAACGGGAAACTCTACCCTATTAAACCACAGCCTAAGATAAGCACAGAGGTTGGAGGGTACCACTTGACGCTGCCAAGGGACAGCCAAAAGCTCGTTCGACTAATCCAAGAACGCAAGATAACAGTACGTCAGTTCCTACGTACGATTCAGAACGCAGGATACAAACTCGTGCCAGGACCTGAAGGCATGCTGAGCACGGCTCACaagggatatgacgtcattgaaCTCCCTAGGCGCATACGCATGCTGCTTACCATCAACGGCGTCAGGCACAGGATACCGCAAGATATGCCACGCATTGTCGAACTGCTTCGCACGACCAGAAACGCGGCTGCTATCGGGAAGATCCTTCACAGCCTTGAGCTACTCGGCGTTGAAGTGCGCAAGGAAAACGGCCATGTAACCCTCATCTTTAACGGAGAAAGACACACTTTTCCATTAAATACAGATAGCACAGCACAAAGTCCAAGTGCAGATGTTCCGCCAAGATCAGTAGTGAGCGTTAATATTAACGGCCGCTGGTACAGTCTTCCAAGGGATGCTAATGACCTGGCAGTGGCCGTGCGCACGATCGGTCCTAAAGCAATCCCTCTGCTCGTTAGTACTCTGCAGCCGAGCGGCATCAAAGTAAACCTGACACCCAACGGCGACGACATAGTTTCCTTCGTAATCAAGGGTAAAGTAATTCCGGTATCCAGAAATGGCGGTGAAGTTGCACCCCGCAGTGAAATTCCTGCAGGTAACGTGGAAAGTGGGGCGAGAAATAGTTCAGATAGGTTCCCCATCACTATTCGTGGTCGCCAGTTCGTGGTGCCTGAAGACGTCGATCGCCTGCCCAGACTTGTACCTGGTTTCCGGTACGGCGAACTGATCACGGCGATTCACAGAGCGGGACACCGATTGGAAGTAGATGACCAGGGCATGTTCTACGGAATGCGTGTTCGCGGAGGCCGGCTGGTTCGATTCCCGATCAGTTTCAGCGTCAGCGTATTCGCGGAGAAAAAGGGAAGGCCGTTTCGTGTGCCGAACGATCTAGAGAAGCTGGCACGGATGCTGCCGTTGCACCGTTGGGACTGGAAAGCGATGCGTAAGACCCTCGCAAACGCCGGTGTCGAGATGAGAGGCGGAAATGAAGGGGCACCTCACTCGATCGGCTTCCAAGGACGGTTCTTCGAGATTCGTGACACTCACGGTGGCGCAAGGGACTGA